From Erigeron canadensis isolate Cc75 chromosome 8, C_canadensis_v1, whole genome shotgun sequence, one genomic window encodes:
- the LOC122579750 gene encoding peptidyl-prolyl cis-trans isomerase E, protein MNQQVQKNTLYVGGLAEEVNETILHSAFIPFGDIKDVKTPLDQATQKHRSFGFVTFLEREDAAAAMDNMDGAELFGRVLTVNYALPEKIKGGEQGWAAQPIWADADTWFERQQQEEEMQRLQKEDQASKQVAEELHRKKLAEERDGEKDEPDTKDDPMAIAEAESLKQNNS, encoded by the exons ATGAATCAACAAGTGCAGAAGAACACACTCTACGTCG gTGGATTAGCAGAGGAAGTGAATGAAACGATATTGCATTCAGCATTCATACCATTCGGAGACATAAAAGATGTGAAAACGCCGTTAGATCAGGCCACACAGAAGCACAGGTCTTTTGGGTTCGTCACGTTTTTGGAAAGAGAAGATGCAGCGGCCGCCATGGATAATATGGATGGTGCCGAGCTTTTCGGCCGTGTCCTCACCGTTAATTACGCTTTGCCAGAAAAGATCAAGGGCGGTGAACAAGGCTGGGCTGCTCAACCTA TTTGGGCCGATGCGGATACATGGTTTGAACGACAGCAACAAGAAGAAGAGATGCAACGCCTTCAAAAAGAAGACCAAGCATCAAAGCAAGTTGCAGAGGAATTGCACAGAAAAAAACTGGCAGAGGAACGAGATGGTGAGAAGGATGAACCTGACACCAAAGATGATCCTATGGCTATAGCTGAAGCTGAATCATTGAAGCAGAATAATAGTTGA
- the LOC122611111 gene encoding fructokinase-like 2, chloroplastic → MASLPSFTQFCSLHRWQSNLPSLSSINFVQFPDVRLRSTFAITAVRRKKAAENPSDGEEDDSEKKTPRKRAPTRRRKKTELEVSEESQIVESSISNMDEGTSLPSESAKPEKPQRRTRKKETAVASTSSSLDEEPEKKVTRRRRTKKKIEETTYEGSETELSEPEEDTDNEKDLELDAIDGNDISFTYAWPPLVCCFGPIQHAFVPSGRQANRLIDHESHERMKDALWTPEKFVRAPGGCAADVALCLARFGSNAAVMGKIGDDDFGQALLYHLNESRVQTRSVRIDPKRTTAVSRMKMSKRGNLKMTSITPCAEDGLKKSEINIDVLKEAKFFYFNSFSLLDRKTRTSALQAIKISKQFGGVIFFDVNLPLPLWHSREETLSIIQEALELADIIEVTKQELEFLCGIEPSERFDTKDNDKSKFVHYDPDVIAPVLHDDLELLFVTNGTSKIHYYTKTHNGSVLGTEDVPITPFTSDMSASGNGIVAGLMSKLIVQPHLMTDKEYLVHSINYSINRGVSEQWMQARTRGYPPKPGMEDDEFFPDPNGFKTITEKAYRTLFPIESDDSEDVNITINRHEGDDSEEEDDVNVERHDDYDSEDIGDTELDDEEPVRKVRSAIGA, encoded by the exons ATGGCTTCTTTGCCTTCTTTTACTCAATTTTGTTCTTTACACAG GTGGCAGTCGAATCTGCCTTCACTATCTTCAATAAACTTTGTACAATTCCCAGATGTTAGATTGCGTAGTACATTTGCTATTACAGCAGTTCGTAGAAAAAAGGCTGCAGAAAATCCATCTGATGGGGAAGAAGATGACTCGGAAAAGAAGACACCACGTAAAAGAGCTCCAactagaagaagaaaaaaaacagaattagaAGTTTCGGAGGAGAGCCAGATAGTAGAGAGTAGTATAAGTAACATGGATGAAGGGACATCATTGCCTTCTGAGTCAGCTAAGCCCGAGAAACCTCAAAGAAGAACGCGGAAAAAAG AAACAGCAGTTGCCTCTACTTCAAGTAGCTTAGACGAAGAACCGGAAAAGAAGGTGACAAGGCGGAGGCGTACAAAGAAAAAGATTGAGGAAACAACATATGAAGGTAGCGAAACCGAACTTAGTGAGCCCGAAGAAGATACTGATAATGAAAAAGATCTAGAACTTGATGCCATTGACGGAAACGATATTAGTTTTACATACGCATGGCCTCCTTTAGTTTGTTGTTTCGGACCGATTCAACATGCGTTTGTGCCATCAGGAAGACAGGCCAATAGACTTATAGACCATGAATCACACGAACGTATGAAGGACGCGTTGTGGACCCCGGAGAAGTTTGTAAGGGCTCCTGGAGGTTGTGCAGCCGATGTTGCATTGTGTCTTGCTAGATTTGGAAGTAATGCAGCTGTTATGGGTAAAATTGGAGATGATGATTTTGGACAAGCATTGTTGTATCATTTGAATGAGAGTAGAGTGCAGACTCGATCGGTGCGGATTGATCCGAAGCGAACCACCGCGGTCTCGCGGATGAAAATGAGTAAAAGAGGCAATTTAAAAATGACATCTATCACCCCGTGTGCTGAGGATGGTCTAAAGAAGTCAGAAATCAACATCGATGTTCTAAAAGAG GCAAAGTTTTTTTACTTCAATTCATTCTCTCTTCTTGATcgtaaaacaagaacaagtgcTTTACAAGCTATCAAGATCTCCAAGCAGTTTGGAGGGGTTATCTTTTTCGATGTGAATCTACCTCTACCACTCTGGCATTCTCGAGAAGAAACTCTCTCGATCATTCAAGAGGCGTTGGAACTTGCAGATATAATTGAGGTTACCAAGCAAGAACTTGAGTTCTTGTGTGGTATCGAGCCCTCTGAAAGATTTGACACcaaagataatgataaatcaaaatTTGTTCATTATGACCCAGATGTTATTGCTCCAGTTTTACATGACGATCTTGAACTTTTATTTGTTACAAATGGGACTTCTAAGATTCATTATtacacaaaaacacacaacGGTTCAGTTCTTGGAACAGAGGATGTACCCATTACTCCTTTCACTTCTGACATGTCTGCATCCGGAAATGGCATTGTTGCAG GGCTTATGAGTAAATTGATAGTTCAGCCACACTTGATGACCGATAAAGAGTATTTGGTTCACAGCATTAATTATTCTATTAACCGTGGGGTCTCAGAACAATGGATGCAGGCTCGAACACGAGGCTACCCTCCTAAACCGGGTATGGAAGATGATGAGTTCTTCCCTGACCCTAATGGTTTTAAAACCATCACAGAAAAAGCATACCGAACACTCTTTCCT ATCGAGAGTGATGATTCAGAAGATGTAAATATTACCATAAACAGACATGAGGGTGATGATtcggaagaagaagatgatgttaaTGTGGAGAGACACGATGATTATGATTCAGAGGATATAGGTGACACAGAATTAGATGACGAGGAACCTGTACGCAAAGTAAGGTCAGCAATTGGTGCTTAA
- the LOC122611112 gene encoding folate synthesis bifunctional protein, mitochondrial, whose translation MSVFKQLIASRLVRTHVCGSYRASFSLFHSSSDTSIQVHSPEQEVVIALGSNVGNRLNNFNEALSQMKKSGIEITRHACLYETEPAYVTDQPLFLNSAVRATTKLGPHELLSILKKIEKEMGRTKGLRYGPRPIDLDILFYGKCKVNSDILTVPHERIFERPFVMAPLVDLLGSDVDNDTVLCWHSFSKNGLFGSWETLGGESSIGKDGLRRVLPVNDRLWDWSKKTSVMGILNITPDSFSDGGKFDSMGSALSRVQTMISEGVDIIDLGAQSTRPMATKISVEEELDRLIPVLEKILELPEIEGKLLSVDTFYSEVASEAIKKGAHMVNDVSGGMLDSDMLHVVADLNVPYITMHMRGDPSTMQNSENLKYDDVVKEVGEELYERVRNAELCGVPAWRMVLDPGIGFSKKTEDNLEILMGLKRFRSEIGQKSLGVSRAPLLIGPSRKRFLGEICGRPSAVERDPGTVAAVTSAILGGANIVRVHNIGHNVDAVKLCDSMLDRAGRS comes from the exons ATGAGTGTTTTCAAGCAGCTAATAGCTTCAAGATTAGTACGCACTCATGTCTGTGGATCTTATAGAG CATCCTTTTCACTCTTTCATTCGTCCTCGGATACTTCAATACAAGTGCATTCTCCAGAACAAGAAGTAGTAATTGCTTTAGGTAGCAATGTGGGTAATAGACTTAATAACTTTAATGAAGCCTTATCCCAGATGAAGAAATCGGGGATAGAAATAACAAGGCATGCTTGTCTATACGAAACTGAACCAGCTTATGTGACGGACCAGCCTCTTTTTCTCAACTCTGCCGTTAGAGCCACTACAAAGCTTGGCCCTCATGAGCTACTGTCCATTCTCAAGAAAATTGAAAAGGAAATGGGTCGAACCAAAGGGCTTAGGTACGGCCCACGACCCATTGACCTAGATATATTGTTCTATGGTAAATGCAAAGTTAACTCTGATATTCTAACTGTTCCTCATGAAAGAATCTTTGAGAGGCCATTCGTTATGGCTCCATTAGTTGACTTGTTAGGATCAGATGTAGACAATGATACGGTTCTATGCTGGCattctttttcaaaaaatggGCTTTTTGGATCTTGGGAAACATTAGGTGGTGAATCTTCCATAGGAAAAGATGGTTTAAGAAGGGTTTTACCTGTCAATGATCGTTTATGGGATTGGTCAAAGAAAACTTCCGTCATGGGTATTTTGAATATAACTCCTGATAGTTTTAGTGATGGAGGGAAGTTTGATTCCATGGGGTCCGCTTTATCTCGTGTTCAGACCATGATATCTGAAGGGGTTGACATAATTGATCTAGGAGCTCAATCCACACGCCCAATGGCGACCAAGATCTCAGTCGAAGAGGAACTAGATAGGCTAATACCCGTTCTTGAAAAGATTCTTGAATTACCTGAAATTGAAGGAAAGTTGTTGTCTGTGGACACATTTTACTCGGAAGTTGCTTCAGAGGCAATCAAGAAAGGGGCTCATATGGTCAATGATGTATCGGGTGGAATGTTAGATTCTGATATGCTTCATGTTGTGGCTGATCTAAATGTTCCATATATCACTATGCACATGAGAGGGGACCCATCCACAATGCAAAACAGTGAGAATTTGAAGTATGATGATGTTGTCAAAGAAGTTGGGGAGGAATTGTATGAACGTGTAAGGAATGCAGAGTTATGTGGTGTTCCCGCATGGAGGATGGTTCTTGATCCAGGGATCGGGTTTTCAAAGAAAACCGAAGATAATTTGGAGATATTGATGGGACTAAAGAGGTTTAGAAGTGAGATTGGACAAAAGAGCTTAGGGGTGTCTCGTGCACCTTTGTTAATCGGACCTTCAAGAAAAAGGTTTTTGGGTGAGATTTGTGGTCGGCCTTCTGCTGTTGAGAGAGATCCAGGGACTGTAGCTGCTGTTACCAGTGCGATTTTGGGTGGTGCCAATATCGTTAGGGTTCATAACATTGGACATAATGTGGATGCTGTTAAGCTTTGTGATTCAATGTTGGATCGAGCTGGTAGATCTTAG